The region CGCGCATCGAGCTTGACCACATCGGCGATGCGCAAATCGCGCAGCCTCGACCCCGCTGTTTCGATCGCATTGCGCGTCGCTTCTTCCCAGGAAGTCGGGCTGCTGCCAACAAGTTCGACGATTTTGTAAACGCTTTCAACGGTTTGCTTGGGTGTGGCTTTGGCCATGTGCTTTCTCCCCGGTTAAGGATAAGGTTCGGATAGATCCGCGGCTGCGGACATTCATAATAGCCGCGCATCCATCCATCTGTCAGCAGGCAGTTCGCGTTGGCGACTTTCGCTTGCGTGAATATTTCACATTTTTTCTGTGCAATTCGGCGCAGAACCTGATTTCCGCTTTCCCTACACTGGCCTCAACTGCTCCCGACATCGGACCCAGGGAGCGGGGT is a window of Burkholderiales bacterium DNA encoding:
- a CDS encoding dodecin domain-containing protein, coding for MAKATPKQTVESVYKIVELVGSSPTSWEEATRNAIETAGSRLRDLRIADVVKLDARIEGGKITFRARVSLSFKYDQGSQ